One Azospirillum sp. B510 genomic window carries:
- a CDS encoding alpha/beta hydrolase family protein has translation MTRFPPSALLALAVVALAVLAPALPAHADQPAAEPPVIGFQKLALPATPEHRALEVAVWYPAEPVGDSTLVGDTPVMTGMALRAGAPPRPGRHGLVVLSHGYGGNWTNQQWLAAGLVAQGYVVAAPNHPGSTSRDMAPPGASMLWKRPGDISRVIDWLTGEPRWSGLLIADRAAVIGHSLGGWTAVALAGGRFEPWRHEAACKAHPAMAACGPEIGALEGGDTNAPTPTSQAWSGAALADRRIAAVVTLDLGLAQGFDPASLAALDKPFLVLGAGPGNPKMPVELESRHLAALLPRDKARYVEIADASHFSFLGICKTGAIPLLEAASPGDGMICRDGDGTDGDGRNREAIHRQLSELVVGFLTSAMPPRAMPPN, from the coding sequence ATGACGCGTTTCCCGCCTTCCGCGCTCCTGGCGCTCGCTGTCGTGGCGCTCGCCGTCCTGGCGCCGGCGCTTCCCGCCCATGCCGACCAGCCGGCCGCCGAACCGCCGGTCATCGGTTTCCAGAAGCTCGCCCTGCCGGCGACGCCGGAGCACCGCGCGCTTGAGGTCGCGGTCTGGTATCCGGCGGAACCGGTGGGGGACTCCACGCTGGTCGGCGATACGCCGGTCATGACCGGGATGGCGCTGCGGGCCGGCGCCCCGCCACGGCCGGGGCGGCATGGGCTGGTGGTGCTGTCCCACGGCTATGGCGGCAATTGGACCAATCAGCAATGGCTGGCCGCCGGTCTGGTGGCCCAAGGCTATGTCGTCGCCGCCCCCAACCATCCCGGATCGACCAGCCGCGACATGGCCCCGCCGGGAGCCAGCATGCTGTGGAAGCGTCCCGGCGACATCAGCCGGGTCATCGACTGGTTGACCGGGGAGCCGCGCTGGTCCGGGCTGCTCATCGCCGACCGGGCGGCGGTGATCGGCCATTCGCTCGGCGGCTGGACCGCCGTGGCGCTGGCCGGCGGACGGTTCGAGCCATGGCGCCACGAGGCCGCCTGCAAGGCCCATCCGGCGATGGCGGCCTGCGGGCCGGAGATCGGCGCGTTGGAGGGCGGTGACACAAACGCGCCGACACCGACGTCCCAGGCTTGGTCAGGTGCGGCCTTGGCGGACCGGCGGATCGCGGCGGTCGTCACGCTGGATCTGGGCTTGGCGCAGGGGTTCGATCCGGCCAGCCTCGCCGCGCTCGACAAGCCATTCCTGGTGCTGGGTGCCGGTCCGGGCAACCCGAAAATGCCGGTGGAGCTGGAGTCGCGCCATCTGGCGGCGCTGCTGCCGCGCGACAAGGCGCGCTATGTCGAGATCGCCGATGCCAGCCATTTCAGCTTTCTCGGCATTTGCAAGACAGGCGCCATCCCGCTGCTGGAGGCCGCAAGCCCAGGGGACGGGATGATCTGCCGGGATGGCGACGGAACCGACGGGGACGGCCGCAACCGCGAGGCCATCCACCGTCAGCTGTCGGAACTGGTCGTCGGCTTCCTCACCTCAGCGATGCCCCCGCGAGCGATGCCGCCGAACTGA
- a CDS encoding MAPEG family protein has product MSDTGLRPQAARPQASHGRKGLVFRALLVNGAAGALTVLLFVLLLSLVAPPDGVSSPAARMALWARLAVWPALVLFLMVGGVMAMRGRHAALNPIDDPESRGQRICQRVLSNSVEQSAIFLPALAGLVATLPQPSLAAAAVATGLFVLGRLLFWAGYLIHPFARAPGMAMTLTVTLIVLGWAVLLQLGGMRPG; this is encoded by the coding sequence ATGTCCGATACCGGTCTTCGCCCGCAAGCCGCCCGCCCGCAAGCTTCCCACGGGCGCAAAGGCCTGGTCTTCCGCGCCCTGCTGGTGAACGGGGCGGCCGGCGCGCTGACGGTTCTGCTGTTCGTCCTGCTGCTGTCGCTGGTGGCGCCGCCGGACGGGGTATCCTCGCCGGCGGCGCGGATGGCGCTGTGGGCGAGGCTGGCGGTCTGGCCGGCGCTGGTGCTGTTCCTGATGGTCGGCGGCGTGATGGCGATGCGTGGGCGCCATGCCGCGCTCAACCCGATCGACGATCCCGAATCGCGCGGGCAGCGCATCTGCCAGCGGGTGCTGTCCAACAGCGTGGAGCAATCCGCCATCTTCCTCCCGGCGCTGGCCGGTCTGGTCGCCACCCTGCCGCAGCCCTCGCTGGCGGCGGCGGCGGTGGCGACCGGACTGTTCGTGCTTGGCCGGTTGCTGTTCTGGGCCGGCTATCTTATCCATCCCTTCGCCCGGGCGCCGGGGATGGCGATGACGCTGACCGTCACTCTGATCGTGCTGGGCTGGGCCGTTCTGCTGCAACTGGGCGGGATGCGGCCCGGCTGA
- a CDS encoding glycosyltransferase family 2 protein → MTLTVSAVIATYNRGPELRIALTRLMAQTTPPMEIIVIDDGSSDGTGAMMRAEFPAVRYVRQPHNGGLILARNFGFVNTSGDCILSVDDDSWFAEPDGLARCVAHLESHPEVAAVACNIETRDGLVYFPRNAAPFDVPWYVGCGHLLRRSAVERVGLYMPELYRQGEEKDRCLRLVGAGFRVVALPDVMVYHDKSEKGRKPGLERFYNHRNDLIREVARCPAPLMAWRLARSWAGNSWKNLRHGPRLTDLKVLLALPEILRIGLKHRAPVGVGAYRRWLHLARTAAPASAAPADKAVSRAASRPVAAERPSPARSE, encoded by the coding sequence ATGACGCTGACCGTCAGCGCCGTCATCGCCACCTACAACCGCGGGCCGGAACTGCGCATCGCGCTGACCCGGCTGATGGCCCAGACCACCCCGCCGATGGAGATCATCGTCATCGACGACGGCTCCAGCGACGGCACCGGCGCGATGATGCGGGCGGAGTTCCCGGCCGTCCGCTATGTCCGCCAGCCGCACAATGGCGGGCTGATCCTGGCCCGCAACTTCGGCTTCGTGAATACGAGCGGCGACTGCATCCTGTCGGTGGACGACGACAGCTGGTTCGCGGAGCCGGACGGGCTGGCCCGCTGCGTCGCCCATCTGGAAAGCCATCCCGAGGTCGCCGCCGTCGCCTGCAACATCGAGACGCGCGACGGGCTGGTCTATTTCCCCAGGAATGCCGCCCCCTTCGATGTGCCCTGGTATGTCGGATGCGGCCATCTGCTGCGGCGCAGCGCGGTCGAGCGGGTCGGCCTCTACATGCCCGAGCTCTATCGCCAGGGCGAGGAGAAGGACCGTTGCCTGCGGCTGGTCGGCGCCGGCTTCCGCGTCGTGGCCCTGCCCGATGTGATGGTCTACCACGACAAGAGCGAGAAGGGCCGCAAGCCGGGACTGGAGCGCTTCTACAACCACCGCAACGACCTGATCCGCGAGGTGGCGCGCTGCCCCGCCCCGCTGATGGCATGGCGGCTGGCGCGGAGCTGGGCCGGCAACAGCTGGAAGAACCTGCGCCACGGCCCGCGCCTGACCGACCTGAAGGTGCTGCTGGCTCTGCCGGAGATCCTGCGCATCGGGCTGAAGCATCGGGCGCCGGTCGGCGTCGGGGCCTACCGGCGCTGGCTGCATCTGGCGAGGACGGCGGCGCCGGCCAGCGCGGCGCCCGCCGACAAAGCCGTCAGCCGGGCCGCATCCCGCCCAGTTGCAGCAGAACGGCCCAGCCCAGCACGATCAGAGTGA
- a CDS encoding membrane protein — MIEMALIAQVLVLVLVTAVFLSSGSASMFHPMTLYLIFHALVFVMRPILVHTQHFDDVWLFMGFWPDERQFVMTLVVSSVGLIAFAAACVWAGLARPDWTPDGEPAPGFTFDRVDIVAFLTTAALLAPLAIYSAVQRQAGASFDGTGDVQMERDPLTGQPIYTNTTGYIAEAHSMGLPLTLGLIWVCRFHPLSFIPFAGFVAYRAYLGWGRWAIIMGILGLVLLLLYRSRSKWFRLWHVLAAIPVLGLFTVLGNNRDAFRDVLAGDAPVSVLFRFNGGSGGGRALDALAGQDLANFDFLAYILWVVPKQSATYTWFTQYLQLFTEPIPRLLWPGKPVGAPVKWVDLNDYGVFYNLTTSLPGDGWMSAGWIGMVVTMVVVGLILGRLHRWFWTSGFRNRYAVLFYCAFLPLCLQWFRDGNITIVKFGFFSLLPILLWIALTRALRAWGILDDDPLGPVVAPPNPATRFAGGPRPSLARREPS, encoded by the coding sequence ATGATCGAAATGGCGCTGATCGCGCAGGTCCTGGTTCTGGTGCTGGTGACCGCCGTGTTCCTCAGCTCCGGCAGCGCATCGATGTTCCATCCGATGACGCTGTATCTGATCTTCCACGCCCTGGTCTTCGTCATGCGGCCGATCCTGGTCCACACCCAGCATTTCGACGATGTCTGGCTGTTCATGGGCTTCTGGCCGGACGAACGGCAATTCGTCATGACGCTGGTGGTCAGTTCGGTCGGACTGATCGCCTTCGCCGCCGCCTGCGTCTGGGCCGGTCTGGCCCGGCCCGACTGGACCCCGGACGGCGAACCGGCGCCCGGCTTCACCTTCGACCGCGTCGACATCGTCGCCTTCCTGACCACGGCGGCGCTGCTCGCCCCGCTCGCCATCTATTCGGCGGTCCAGCGCCAGGCCGGCGCCAGCTTCGACGGCACCGGCGACGTGCAGATGGAGCGCGATCCGCTGACCGGCCAGCCGATCTACACCAACACCACCGGCTACATCGCCGAGGCCCATTCGATGGGCCTGCCGCTGACCCTGGGACTGATCTGGGTCTGCCGCTTCCACCCGCTGTCCTTCATCCCCTTCGCCGGCTTCGTCGCCTACCGCGCCTATCTCGGCTGGGGCCGCTGGGCGATCATCATGGGCATCCTCGGGCTGGTGCTGCTGCTGCTCTACCGCAGCCGCAGCAAATGGTTCCGGCTGTGGCATGTGCTGGCCGCCATCCCGGTGCTGGGGCTGTTCACCGTGCTCGGCAACAACCGCGACGCCTTCCGCGACGTGCTGGCGGGCGACGCCCCGGTCTCCGTCCTCTTCCGGTTCAACGGCGGCAGCGGCGGCGGCCGGGCGCTCGACGCGCTGGCCGGTCAGGATTTGGCCAATTTCGACTTCCTCGCCTATATCCTGTGGGTGGTGCCGAAACAGTCGGCGACCTACACCTGGTTCACCCAGTATCTGCAACTGTTCACCGAACCGATCCCGCGCCTGCTGTGGCCGGGCAAGCCGGTGGGGGCGCCGGTGAAATGGGTGGACCTCAACGATTACGGCGTCTTCTACAACCTGACCACCTCGCTGCCCGGCGACGGCTGGATGAGCGCCGGCTGGATCGGCATGGTCGTCACCATGGTCGTGGTCGGGCTGATCCTGGGCCGGCTGCACCGCTGGTTCTGGACCAGCGGATTCCGCAACCGCTACGCCGTGCTGTTCTATTGCGCCTTCCTGCCGCTGTGCCTGCAATGGTTCCGCGACGGCAACATCACCATCGTGAAGTTCGGCTTCTTCTCGCTGCTGCCGATCCTGCTGTGGATCGCGCTGACCCGCGCCTTGCGCGCCTGGGGGATCCTGGACGACGACCCGCTGGGTCCGGTGGTGGCCCCGCCCAATCCCGCAACACGCTTCGCCGGCGGCCCCCGGCCGTCCTTGGCCAGAAGGGAGCCGTCATGA
- a CDS encoding right-handed parallel beta-helix repeat-containing protein: MFRSHPRFRRGAAQILPRLFLTCAVLLPVAGGGPAIAADTSFASTTFYVSPTGNDRWSGRLSQPSPDGRDGPFATPARALAAAKGSGPVIVRLHGGTYRLTAPLVVDGSLPGLRLTAVEGERPVLSGGEAVGGARMADGVLSAPLARDPGLDVAIGGPGDARRLDAARSGDFNPGDPRSGWFPARAVQSDPKSQGSKRQMRLPPGLLKAGWAGPGVRAQALDRERLSDDLLDVVSADPGGLLSFGGDGQYPYRDGSTVRLLGHPDFLTRPGEFAWDAGAKRLLVKPPAGVNAAGAELVVARQPVLLRLDNARNVTVDGLTFTDVPWDGNAVVVKGGGGARIAGNRFALVGTAVMLDGAGGSEVSGNRMEHLGRSGVVLAPGSNGNRILANRIGDIGEVRFFSGGVMGAGIRDTLIAHNDIRRSARYGISIKNWNPQTVNSDNTIEFNRIRDTARQSADAGAIEMLGRSGNDTRSVIRFNDIRDTGGLATDAQGQWLVRYKGFGIYLDDMTSGVTVQGNLLANTGMAAIFLHGGDNNRVADNVTVMNDGKDRFLRLEWVPGAGPAGRMHGNVADGNVVAGPSPKEQLVNSLSGGDYRIDNTRLENAAPVVEAAGIAGAARAAAPPASVPPAGDRLLDRLVAMKELPLDRVGPEGMR; the protein is encoded by the coding sequence ATGTTCCGTTCCCACCCTCGTTTTCGACGTGGAGCGGCCCAAATCCTGCCTCGGCTTTTCCTGACCTGCGCGGTTCTGCTCCCGGTTGCCGGAGGGGGGCCGGCAATCGCGGCCGACACCAGCTTCGCCAGCACCACCTTCTATGTCTCGCCCACCGGCAACGACCGCTGGTCGGGACGCCTGTCACAGCCGTCGCCGGACGGGCGCGACGGTCCCTTCGCCACCCCGGCCCGCGCGCTGGCCGCCGCCAAGGGAAGCGGCCCGGTCATTGTGCGGCTGCATGGCGGCACCTATCGGCTGACCGCGCCGCTGGTGGTGGACGGCTCGCTGCCGGGGCTGCGGCTGACCGCGGTGGAGGGGGAGCGGCCGGTGCTGTCGGGCGGCGAAGCGGTTGGCGGCGCCCGGATGGCCGACGGCGTGTTGTCGGCGCCGCTGGCGCGCGATCCGGGGCTGGACGTCGCGATCGGCGGCCCCGGTGACGCTCGGCGGCTGGATGCGGCGCGCAGCGGCGATTTCAACCCCGGCGACCCGCGCAGCGGCTGGTTCCCGGCCAGGGCGGTCCAGTCCGATCCCAAAAGCCAGGGGAGCAAGCGCCAGATGCGGCTGCCGCCCGGCTTGCTGAAGGCCGGCTGGGCCGGGCCGGGGGTGCGGGCGCAGGCGCTGGACCGCGAACGGCTGTCCGACGACCTGCTGGACGTGGTGTCCGCCGATCCGGGCGGGCTGCTGAGCTTCGGCGGCGACGGGCAGTATCCCTACCGCGACGGCTCCACGGTGCGGCTGCTCGGCCATCCCGATTTCCTGACGCGGCCGGGCGAGTTCGCCTGGGACGCCGGGGCCAAACGGCTTCTGGTCAAGCCGCCGGCCGGGGTGAACGCCGCGGGGGCGGAGCTGGTGGTGGCGCGGCAGCCGGTGCTGCTGCGGCTGGACAATGCCCGCAACGTGACGGTGGACGGGTTGACCTTCACCGACGTGCCCTGGGACGGCAACGCGGTGGTGGTGAAGGGTGGCGGCGGCGCGCGCATCGCCGGCAACCGCTTCGCCCTGGTCGGCACCGCGGTGATGCTGGACGGGGCCGGCGGCAGCGAGGTGTCGGGCAACCGGATGGAGCATCTCGGCCGGTCGGGCGTGGTGCTGGCGCCGGGCAGCAACGGCAACCGCATCCTCGCCAACCGCATCGGCGACATCGGCGAGGTGCGCTTCTTCAGTGGCGGGGTGATGGGCGCCGGCATCCGCGACACGCTGATCGCCCACAACGACATCCGCCGTTCGGCCCGCTACGGCATCTCGATCAAGAACTGGAACCCGCAGACGGTGAACAGCGACAACACCATCGAGTTCAACCGCATCCGTGACACGGCGCGCCAGAGCGCCGACGCCGGCGCCATCGAGATGCTGGGCCGCAGCGGCAACGACACCCGCAGCGTCATCCGCTTCAACGACATCCGCGACACCGGCGGCCTCGCCACCGACGCCCAGGGCCAGTGGCTGGTCCGCTACAAGGGCTTCGGCATCTATCTGGACGACATGACCAGCGGGGTGACGGTTCAGGGCAACCTGCTGGCCAACACCGGCATGGCGGCGATCTTCCTGCATGGCGGCGACAACAACCGGGTGGCCGACAACGTCACGGTGATGAATGACGGCAAGGACCGCTTCCTGCGGCTGGAGTGGGTGCCCGGCGCCGGCCCGGCCGGCCGCATGCATGGCAATGTGGCGGACGGCAACGTCGTGGCCGGGCCGTCGCCGAAGGAGCAGCTGGTCAACAGCCTGTCCGGCGGCGACTACCGCATCGACAACACCCGGTTGGAGAACGCCGCCCCCGTTGTGGAGGCCGCCGGCATCGCCGGCGCCGCCAGGGCCGCGGCTCCGCCTGCCTCGGTTCCGCCTGCCGGGGACCGTCTGCTGGACCGTTTGGTGGCGATGAAGGAATTGCCGCTGGATCGCGTCGGGCCGGAGGGGATGCGGTAA
- a CDS encoding heme biosynthesis protein HemY, which yields MIRALWFLLKLAVVIAIAIWLADRPGSVSVHWLGYAVEAPFWVALLVLLAALGLAALGYRLLRGTIRLPQRLRRHSRARRRERGYRALTQGMVAIAAGDAPTARKMARKADVLLNEPPLTMLLSAQAAQLQGDERAAKQYFTAMLERPETAFLGMRGLLTQAIKSGDRVEALTLARKARGLQPNTPWLLGTLYDLEARAGDWAAAEGTLQQAIQAGAMPTEEGRRHRVVLLLERSFEAERRGRADAALSHAQAAHDLMPGFAPAAVRLARLQVAADRLKPAAKVVERAWRHEPHPELADIYGTIVASYDALTRVRLFQKLVRQAPDSAESHLAVARAAIDAQLWGEARQHLERAMEIGPTRRTYRLMAALDRGERHDEEVAKDWLAKAANAPEDPVWTCGSCGAVSHNWGGLCGHCGAFDSLSWKAPTVAVPLMEATDLPPALARPATA from the coding sequence ATGATCCGCGCCCTCTGGTTCCTTCTGAAGCTCGCGGTCGTCATCGCGATCGCGATCTGGCTCGCCGACCGTCCCGGCAGCGTCAGCGTCCATTGGCTGGGCTACGCCGTCGAGGCGCCCTTCTGGGTCGCCCTGCTGGTTCTGCTGGCGGCGCTGGGCCTCGCGGCGCTGGGCTACCGCCTGCTGCGCGGCACGATCCGCCTGCCGCAGCGCCTGCGCCGCCACAGCCGCGCCCGCCGGCGCGAGCGCGGCTATCGCGCGCTGACCCAGGGCATGGTCGCCATCGCCGCCGGCGACGCGCCGACCGCGCGCAAGATGGCGCGCAAGGCCGACGTGCTGCTGAACGAGCCGCCGCTGACCATGCTGCTGTCGGCCCAGGCCGCCCAGTTGCAGGGCGACGAGCGCGCCGCCAAGCAGTATTTCACCGCCATGCTGGAACGGCCGGAAACCGCCTTCCTCGGCATGCGCGGGCTGCTGACCCAGGCGATCAAGTCGGGCGACCGGGTGGAGGCGCTGACGCTCGCCCGCAAGGCGCGCGGGCTGCAACCCAACACGCCTTGGCTGCTCGGCACGCTCTATGACCTGGAGGCGCGGGCCGGTGACTGGGCCGCCGCCGAGGGCACGCTGCAACAGGCGATCCAGGCCGGGGCGATGCCGACCGAGGAGGGCCGCCGCCATCGCGTCGTCCTGCTGCTCGAGCGCAGCTTCGAGGCGGAACGCCGCGGCCGCGCCGACGCCGCCCTGTCGCACGCCCAGGCGGCGCACGACCTGATGCCGGGCTTCGCCCCCGCCGCGGTGCGTCTCGCCCGTCTCCAGGTCGCCGCCGACCGGCTGAAGCCGGCCGCCAAGGTGGTGGAGCGGGCCTGGCGCCACGAGCCCCATCCGGAGCTCGCCGACATCTACGGCACCATCGTCGCCAGCTATGACGCGCTGACCCGTGTCCGGCTGTTCCAGAAGCTGGTGCGGCAGGCCCCCGACTCGGCCGAGTCGCATCTCGCCGTCGCCCGCGCCGCCATCGACGCCCAGCTCTGGGGCGAGGCGCGCCAGCATCTGGAGCGCGCCATGGAGATCGGCCCGACCCGCCGCACCTACCGGCTGATGGCCGCGCTGGACCGCGGCGAGCGCCATGACGAGGAGGTGGCGAAGGACTGGCTGGCCAAGGCCGCCAACGCGCCGGAGGATCCGGTGTGGACCTGCGGCTCCTGCGGGGCGGTCAGCCATAACTGGGGCGGGCTGTGCGGCCATTGCGGCGCCTTCGACAGCCTGAGCTGGAAGGCCCCGACGGTCGCCGTCCCGCTGATGGAAGCGACCGACCTCCCCCCGGCCCTCGCCCGCCCGGCGACGGCGTGA
- a CDS encoding COG4223 family protein codes for MTSRPGSERPGAGPGPDRDGDGASTGNAAVDRIVERFGGIRPMANKLDTPVTTVQGWKKRGAIPLARHADLRAAAAKHRIKLDDADLDAATPSEDRQADASVAAVPAETTIDVTPVAEPAPSTAASPADGGPAADTPPPGPVTELRSADALIPPVTPVGAADSLADAPKNGTEKAGADKDKPTTTAGGAGYSRGANAEPVRPTIAPTPSYLEEPRPSGGFAAALSVVALLVGAAALSEPWWGPALPGWPATSAASGASAPADPALRAQIQQLADRVGKLEQRPAAAGGGNADLSALAQRIDALEKRPAAGADAGDAQKALADRLAALEQKVTAAAGGAQAAQDLRGEVVALTQQIAGIKQTVSERQDAASTAQALVLAAGQLRAALSGGQPFQQDLQAVRALGLSDPGVTQPLDAVAPYAAKGIPTRAQLTDRFQPLAGEIVRAEVRGEGNGWIDSAVGKLSTLVTVRREGGGVVGTTADAVVARAEADLAAGNLAKAAEELSALQGPAAQAAAAWLADAKARLAADQAARQLNDRAIALMTTAAGGKGAAQ; via the coding sequence ATGACCTCTCGTCCAGGCTCCGAACGCCCCGGCGCCGGCCCAGGCCCCGACCGTGACGGCGACGGCGCCAGCACCGGCAATGCGGCGGTCGACCGCATCGTCGAACGTTTCGGCGGCATCCGCCCGATGGCCAACAAGCTCGACACCCCGGTGACCACGGTCCAGGGCTGGAAGAAGCGGGGCGCGATCCCGCTGGCCCGCCATGCCGACCTCCGCGCCGCCGCCGCCAAGCACCGCATCAAGCTCGACGACGCCGACCTGGACGCCGCCACCCCCAGCGAGGACCGGCAGGCCGACGCCTCCGTCGCCGCCGTCCCGGCCGAAACCACCATCGACGTCACCCCGGTGGCGGAGCCGGCACCTTCCACGGCCGCTTCCCCGGCCGACGGCGGTCCGGCCGCCGACACGCCCCCACCCGGACCGGTGACCGAACTGCGATCGGCCGACGCCCTGATTCCGCCGGTCACGCCGGTTGGCGCCGCCGACAGCCTTGCCGACGCGCCGAAGAACGGCACGGAAAAGGCCGGCGCGGATAAGGACAAACCGACGACCACCGCCGGCGGCGCGGGCTACAGCCGCGGCGCCAATGCCGAACCGGTGCGCCCGACCATCGCCCCGACCCCGTCCTATCTCGAGGAACCGCGGCCCAGCGGCGGCTTCGCCGCGGCATTGTCGGTCGTCGCCCTGCTGGTCGGCGCCGCGGCATTGTCGGAACCCTGGTGGGGTCCGGCCCTGCCCGGCTGGCCGGCCACCTCCGCCGCGAGCGGCGCGTCCGCCCCGGCCGACCCGGCCCTGCGCGCGCAGATCCAGCAGCTCGCCGACCGCGTCGGCAAGCTGGAGCAGCGGCCGGCGGCGGCCGGCGGCGGCAACGCCGACCTCTCCGCGCTGGCCCAGCGGATCGACGCGCTGGAGAAGCGCCCGGCCGCCGGTGCCGATGCCGGCGACGCCCAGAAGGCGCTGGCCGACCGCCTCGCCGCCCTGGAGCAGAAGGTCACCGCCGCCGCCGGCGGCGCCCAGGCCGCCCAGGATCTGCGCGGCGAGGTCGTGGCGCTGACTCAGCAGATCGCCGGCATCAAGCAGACCGTCAGCGAACGGCAGGACGCCGCCAGCACCGCCCAGGCGCTGGTGCTGGCCGCCGGCCAGCTGCGCGCCGCCCTGTCGGGCGGGCAGCCGTTCCAGCAGGACCTCCAGGCGGTTCGCGCGCTCGGCCTCTCCGACCCTGGCGTGACCCAGCCGCTCGACGCCGTGGCGCCCTATGCCGCCAAAGGCATCCCGACCCGCGCCCAACTGACCGACCGCTTCCAGCCGCTGGCCGGCGAGATCGTCCGGGCCGAGGTGCGCGGCGAGGGCAACGGCTGGATCGATTCGGCGGTCGGCAAGCTGTCCACCCTGGTCACCGTGCGCCGTGAGGGCGGCGGGGTGGTCGGCACCACCGCCGACGCCGTCGTCGCCCGCGCCGAGGCGGATCTCGCCGCCGGCAACCTCGCCAAGGCGGCGGAGGAGCTGTCGGCGCTCCAGGGTCCGGCGGCGCAGGCCGCCGCCGCGTGGCTGGCCGACGCCAAGGCGCGCCTGGCCGCCGATCAGGCCGCGCGCCAGCTGAACGACCGCGCCATCGCCCTGATGACCACCGCCGCCGGCGGGAAAGGGGCGGCCCAATGA
- a CDS encoding uroporphyrinogen-III synthase gives MTEKQPARPVPSPSRPRTRLLVTRPAEDAEPLVRRLEALGHDTAVEPMLSMVWLDGPEPDLSDVQALLFTSANGVRAYSKRTSRRDRPVHAVGDATARAARAAGFTMVDSASGDVYALAGRVRALRDPSAGTLLHVAGSKVAGDLAGLLGAAGFMLRRSVMYDAVPALTLSDETATFLRTSGLDGVLFFSPRTASSFVRLLAGAGLVDRCRTVDAFCLSPAVAEAACAYGDGGAVPWKSVRVAARPEQDSLLDLLPVAG, from the coding sequence ATGACGGAAAAGCAGCCCGCCCGTCCCGTCCCGTCCCCGTCCCGCCCCCGTACGCGTCTGCTGGTGACGCGTCCGGCGGAGGACGCCGAGCCGCTGGTCCGGCGGCTGGAGGCGCTCGGCCACGACACGGCAGTGGAACCGATGCTGTCGATGGTCTGGCTCGACGGGCCGGAGCCCGACCTTTCCGACGTACAGGCGCTGCTCTTCACCAGCGCGAACGGCGTACGGGCATACTCCAAACGTACGAGCCGGCGCGACCGTCCGGTGCACGCCGTCGGCGACGCCACGGCGCGGGCGGCGCGGGCCGCCGGCTTCACCATGGTCGACAGCGCGTCGGGCGACGTGTACGCGCTGGCCGGGCGCGTCCGCGCCCTGCGCGATCCGTCCGCCGGTACGCTGCTGCATGTGGCGGGAAGCAAGGTCGCCGGCGACCTTGCCGGCTTGCTGGGCGCCGCCGGCTTCATGCTGCGGCGCAGCGTGATGTACGACGCCGTACCCGCGCTAACCCTGTCGGATGAGACCGCGACATTTTTGCGTACGTCCGGTTTGGACGGCGTGCTGTTTTTCTCTCCCCGTACCGCTTCATCCTTTGTTAGGTTGCTGGCCGGGGCGGGACTGGTCGATCGTTGTCGTACGGTCGACGCGTTCTGCCTCAGCCCCGCGGTCGCGGAGGCTGCCTGTGCGTACGGCGACGGGGGAGCGGTGCCGTGGAAGAGCGTACGGGTGGCGGCGCGGCCAGAGCAGGACTCCCTGCTCGATCTGTTGCCGGTCGCCGGGTAA
- the hemC gene encoding hydroxymethylbilane synthase: MTTHPLRIGTRGSPLALAQAHETRDRLIAAHPHLAAPGAIEIVVFKTTGDRILDRTLAEAGGKGLFTKELEEALFDGRADLAVHSMKDVPTQLPDGLEIATLLPREDPRDAFFSRSGGGLADLPAGAVVGTAGLRRQAQVLELRPDLRIFPLRGNVQTRLSKLDAGEVDATLLALAGLRRLGLTGRISAVLEPETMLPAVAQGAIGIEIRSADDATRALLAPLNCAETMVRVTAERALLAALDGSCRTPIAALALLDGDALHLRAKVLSCDGRSIFRAERRGKAANAESLGADAGAEIRAQLPPDFFAATPH; the protein is encoded by the coding sequence ATGACGACCCACCCGCTCCGTATCGGGACGCGCGGCAGCCCGCTGGCGCTGGCGCAGGCCCATGAAACCCGCGACCGCCTGATCGCCGCCCATCCGCATCTCGCGGCGCCCGGCGCCATCGAGATCGTCGTCTTCAAGACCACCGGCGACCGCATCCTCGACCGCACCCTGGCGGAGGCCGGCGGCAAGGGCCTGTTCACCAAGGAGCTGGAGGAGGCGCTGTTCGACGGCCGCGCCGACCTCGCCGTCCATTCGATGAAGGACGTGCCGACCCAGCTTCCCGACGGGCTGGAGATCGCCACCCTGCTGCCGCGCGAGGATCCGCGCGACGCCTTCTTCTCCCGCTCCGGCGGCGGTCTGGCCGACCTGCCGGCCGGCGCCGTGGTCGGCACCGCCGGGCTGCGCCGCCAGGCCCAGGTGCTGGAGCTGCGTCCCGACCTGAGGATTTTCCCGCTGCGCGGCAATGTGCAGACCCGGTTGTCCAAGCTCGACGCCGGCGAGGTCGACGCCACCCTGCTGGCGCTGGCCGGCCTGCGCCGCCTCGGCCTGACCGGCCGCATCAGCGCGGTGCTGGAACCGGAAACCATGCTGCCGGCGGTGGCCCAGGGCGCCATCGGCATCGAGATCCGCAGCGCCGACGACGCCACCCGCGCCCTGCTCGCCCCGCTGAACTGCGCCGAGACCATGGTCCGCGTCACGGCGGAGCGGGCGCTGCTCGCCGCGCTGGACGGGTCCTGCCGCACCCCGATCGCGGCACTGGCCCTGCTGGACGGCGACGCGCTGCATCTGCGCGCCAAGGTGCTGTCCTGCGACGGCCGCAGCATCTTCCGGGCGGAGCGGCGCGGCAAGGCGGCGAACGCCGAGTCGCTTGGCGCCGACGCCGGGGCCGAGATCCGGGCGCAGCTTCCGCCCGATTTCTTCGCCGCCACCCCGCACTGA